Proteins encoded by one window of Pseudonocardia alni:
- the acs gene encoding acetate--CoA ligase yields the protein MAESEKSSALSALSTESRAFPPSEEFASQANATADWYDRADSDREGFWAEQADRLHWTTKWDTVLDWEPPFAKWFVGGELNVAYNCADRHVEAGNGDRVAIHWEGEPGDSRTITYADLQREVSKTANALTELGVGKGDRVAIQLPMIPEAVFSMLACARLGALHSVVFGGFSPGALKARIEDAEAKVLITSDGQYRRGKPAPMKENTDEAVEGTSIEKVLVVKRTETDVPWTDGRDVWWHDAVDGASDQHTPESFDSEHPLFILYTSGTTGKPKGILHTSGGYLTQSAYTHDVVFDHKPGESVYWCTADIGWVTGHTYIVYGPLANGATQVMYEGTPNTPHEGRHWEIVDKYKVSIYYTAPTLIRTFMKWGEDIPAKYDLSSLKVLGTVGEPINPEAWMWFREKIGKENCPIVDTWWQTETGSQMIAPLPGVTATKPGSAMRALPGISATVVDDTGTPVGNGEGGYLVLDKPWPSMLRGIWGDTERYKDTYWSRFAEQGYYFAGDGAKYDDDGAIWLLGRVDDVMNISGHRISTTEVESALVSHPTVAEAAVVGASDETTGQGIVAFVILRGSASKDEAKGEEAIKALRDHVSKEIGPIAKPRQILVVEELPKTRSGKIMRRLLRDVAENRDVGDVSTLADSSVMDLISSGMSESKED from the coding sequence ATGGCCGAGTCCGAGAAGAGTTCTGCGCTCAGCGCACTCTCCACCGAGAGCAGGGCGTTCCCGCCGTCGGAGGAGTTCGCGTCGCAGGCGAACGCCACCGCCGACTGGTACGACCGCGCCGACTCCGACCGCGAGGGGTTCTGGGCCGAGCAGGCCGACCGTCTGCACTGGACGACGAAGTGGGACACCGTCCTGGACTGGGAGCCCCCGTTCGCGAAGTGGTTCGTCGGCGGCGAGCTCAACGTCGCCTACAACTGTGCCGACCGGCACGTCGAGGCGGGCAACGGCGACCGCGTCGCCATCCACTGGGAGGGTGAGCCCGGCGACTCCCGCACCATCACCTACGCCGACCTGCAGCGTGAGGTCTCCAAGACCGCGAACGCGCTGACCGAGCTGGGCGTCGGCAAGGGCGACCGGGTCGCCATCCAGCTGCCGATGATCCCCGAGGCCGTGTTCTCGATGCTGGCCTGCGCCCGCCTGGGTGCGCTGCACAGCGTCGTGTTCGGCGGGTTCTCCCCGGGCGCGCTCAAGGCGCGCATCGAGGACGCCGAGGCCAAGGTGCTGATCACCAGCGACGGCCAGTACCGCCGCGGCAAGCCGGCTCCGATGAAGGAGAACACCGACGAGGCCGTCGAGGGCACCTCGATCGAGAAGGTCCTCGTCGTGAAGCGGACCGAGACCGACGTGCCGTGGACCGACGGCCGCGACGTGTGGTGGCACGACGCCGTCGACGGTGCCTCCGACCAGCACACCCCGGAGTCCTTCGACTCCGAGCACCCGCTGTTCATCCTCTACACCTCGGGCACCACCGGGAAGCCGAAGGGCATCCTGCACACCTCCGGCGGCTACCTCACGCAGTCCGCCTACACCCACGACGTGGTGTTCGACCACAAGCCGGGCGAGAGCGTCTACTGGTGCACCGCCGACATCGGCTGGGTCACCGGGCACACCTACATCGTCTACGGGCCGCTCGCGAACGGCGCCACGCAGGTGATGTACGAGGGCACGCCGAACACCCCGCACGAGGGCCGGCACTGGGAGATCGTCGACAAGTACAAGGTCTCGATCTACTACACCGCCCCGACGCTGATCCGCACGTTCATGAAGTGGGGCGAGGACATCCCCGCGAAGTACGACCTGTCCTCGCTGAAGGTGCTCGGCACGGTCGGCGAGCCGATCAACCCCGAGGCCTGGATGTGGTTCCGGGAGAAGATCGGCAAGGAGAACTGCCCGATCGTCGACACCTGGTGGCAGACCGAGACCGGCTCGCAGATGATCGCGCCGCTCCCGGGCGTCACCGCGACCAAGCCCGGCTCGGCCATGCGTGCGCTGCCGGGCATCTCCGCCACGGTCGTCGACGACACCGGCACCCCGGTCGGCAACGGCGAGGGCGGCTACCTGGTCCTCGACAAGCCGTGGCCGTCGATGCTGCGCGGCATCTGGGGCGACACCGAGCGCTACAAGGACACCTACTGGTCCCGCTTCGCCGAGCAGGGCTACTACTTCGCCGGTGACGGCGCCAAGTACGACGACGACGGCGCCATCTGGCTGCTCGGCCGCGTCGACGACGTCATGAACATCTCCGGGCACCGCATCTCGACCACCGAGGTGGAGTCGGCGCTGGTCAGCCACCCGACGGTCGCCGAGGCCGCGGTCGTGGGCGCCTCCGACGAGACCACCGGCCAGGGGATCGTCGCGTTCGTCATCCTGCGCGGGAGCGCGTCGAAGGACGAGGCGAAGGGCGAGGAGGCCATCAAGGCGCTCCGCGACCACGTCTCCAAGGAGATCGGCCCGATCGCCAAGCCGCGCCAGATCCTGGTCGTGGAGGAGCTGCCGAAGACCCGCTCCGGCAAGATCATGCGCCGCCTGCTGCGCGACGTCGCCGAGAACCGGGACGTCGGCGACGTCTCGACCCTCGCCGACTCGTCGGTGATGGACCTGATCTCGTCCGGCATGAGCGAGTCCAAGGAGGACTGA
- a CDS encoding oxidoreductase, with product MARPAAADPLAPLAALPGVAEAVSRARDAATEVHNQPVNRRGWPATAAEAALRAARSSAAVDGAPLRPVTADHVSDPVLAGAVRIADERAKLLDTWGRAPLQGLARLHVLAAGDLVPAAEHEQVLGRPRPATSGRLAALADLIGGGTSVPAPVLVAVVHGELLTLAPFGTADGVVARAAARLTAMSTGLDPRGLSVPEVGFLRRTAEYREAAAAFASGTPDGLARWIVHTCAEWEAGGREGLSIAAAQSG from the coding sequence ATGGCCCGCCCCGCAGCAGCCGATCCGCTCGCCCCGCTCGCCGCCCTCCCCGGCGTCGCCGAGGCGGTCTCCCGCGCCCGCGACGCGGCCACCGAGGTGCACAACCAGCCTGTCAACCGGCGCGGGTGGCCCGCGACGGCCGCCGAGGCCGCCCTGCGCGCGGCCCGCTCGTCCGCCGCGGTCGACGGTGCCCCGCTGCGGCCGGTCACCGCCGACCACGTCTCGGACCCGGTCCTCGCCGGCGCCGTCCGGATCGCCGACGAGCGCGCGAAGCTCCTCGACACCTGGGGTCGCGCGCCGCTGCAGGGGCTCGCCCGGCTGCACGTCCTGGCCGCGGGCGACCTCGTGCCCGCCGCCGAGCACGAGCAGGTGCTGGGCAGGCCGCGTCCGGCGACGTCGGGACGGCTCGCGGCGCTGGCCGACCTGATCGGCGGGGGCACCTCCGTGCCGGCACCGGTGCTGGTCGCCGTCGTGCACGGCGAGCTGCTGACCCTGGCCCCGTTCGGCACCGCCGACGGCGTCGTGGCCCGGGCCGCGGCCCGGCTGACCGCGATGTCCACCGGGCTGGACCCGCGCGGTCTGTCGGTGCCCGAGGTGGGGTTCCTGCGCCGCACCGCGGAGTACCGGGAGGCCGCGGCGGCGTTCGCGTCCGGGACGCCCGACGGTCTGGCCCGCTGGATCGTCCACACCTGCGCGGAGTGGGAGGCGGGCGGCCGGGAGGGCCTGTCGATCGCCGCCGCGCAGTCCGGCTGA
- the arfB gene encoding alternative ribosome rescue aminoacyl-tRNA hydrolase ArfB translates to MDDPIEVRRGFVVPARELRWRFSRASGPGGQGVNTTDSRVELSFDLAASPSVPDDLRDRALSRLANRLVDGVLTVVASEHRSQLRNREAARGRLATLLGEATAAGPRTRRPTRPTRGSQRRRLDAKNRRGQIKKLRGRPDE, encoded by the coding sequence GTGGACGACCCGATCGAGGTGCGGCGGGGCTTCGTCGTGCCCGCCCGCGAGCTGCGCTGGCGGTTCTCCCGTGCCTCGGGGCCCGGTGGGCAGGGCGTCAACACCACCGACTCGCGGGTGGAGCTGTCCTTCGACCTCGCGGCCTCGCCGAGCGTCCCCGACGACCTGCGCGACCGCGCCCTGTCACGGCTGGCGAACCGGCTCGTCGACGGCGTGCTCACCGTCGTCGCCTCCGAGCACCGCAGCCAGCTCCGCAACCGCGAGGCCGCCCGCGGGCGGCTCGCGACCCTGCTCGGCGAGGCGACCGCGGCGGGCCCGCGCACCCGTCGCCCGACCCGTCCGACGCGCGGTTCGCAGCGTCGCAGGCTCGACGCCAAGAACCGGCGCGGGCAGATCAAGAAACTGCGCGGCCGCCCGGACGAGTGA
- the purD gene encoding phosphoribosylamine--glycine ligase — MRILIVGSGAREHAIAVALAQDPEVTALAVAPGNAGTAAVSEQLGLDVTDNGAVVDVARTWQADLVVVGPEGPLVNGAADAVREAGIPCFGPSAEAARIEGSKAFAKAVMSAAGVPTASSVVVDNPAHLDTALSVFTPPYVVKDDGLAAGKGVVVSGDIEVARAHALGLLDAGHPALLESFLDGPEASLFCLVDGATVVPLLPAQDFKRVGDDDSGPNTGGMGAYCPLPWAGEDLAEELVTRVVAPVAEEMVRRGTPFTGLLYAGLALTSQGPAVIEFNCRFGDPETQAVLALLRTPLSQLLLATATGTLADQPAIEWADGSAVTVVVAADGYPATPRLGDVISGADGEGVLHAGTRRRDDGAVVSSGGRVLSVVGTGSDLAAARAEAYARLEPVRLAGSHHRTDIGLKAERGEVSVPVTQA, encoded by the coding sequence GTGCGGATCCTGATCGTGGGAAGCGGTGCGCGAGAGCACGCCATCGCCGTGGCTCTGGCGCAGGACCCGGAGGTGACGGCGCTCGCTGTCGCCCCCGGCAACGCGGGGACGGCCGCGGTGTCCGAGCAGCTCGGGCTCGACGTCACCGACAACGGCGCCGTCGTCGACGTGGCGCGGACCTGGCAGGCGGACCTGGTGGTCGTCGGGCCGGAGGGCCCGCTGGTCAACGGTGCGGCCGACGCGGTGCGCGAGGCCGGCATCCCCTGCTTCGGTCCGAGCGCCGAGGCGGCTCGGATCGAGGGGTCCAAGGCGTTCGCGAAGGCCGTCATGAGCGCGGCCGGGGTGCCGACGGCCTCGTCGGTCGTCGTCGACAACCCGGCGCACCTCGACACCGCGCTGTCGGTGTTCACCCCGCCCTACGTCGTCAAGGACGACGGGCTGGCCGCGGGCAAGGGCGTCGTCGTGTCCGGCGACATCGAGGTGGCCCGCGCGCACGCCCTCGGGCTGCTCGACGCCGGCCACCCGGCGCTGCTGGAGTCCTTCCTCGACGGGCCCGAGGCGTCGCTGTTCTGCCTCGTCGACGGCGCCACCGTGGTGCCGCTGCTGCCCGCGCAGGACTTCAAGCGCGTCGGCGACGACGACTCCGGCCCCAACACCGGTGGCATGGGCGCCTACTGCCCGCTGCCCTGGGCGGGCGAGGACCTCGCCGAGGAGCTGGTCACCCGGGTCGTCGCGCCGGTCGCCGAGGAGATGGTGCGCCGCGGTACCCCGTTCACCGGGTTGCTCTACGCCGGTCTCGCGCTGACCTCGCAGGGCCCCGCGGTCATCGAGTTCAACTGCCGCTTCGGGGACCCGGAGACCCAGGCCGTGCTGGCACTGCTGCGCACCCCGCTGTCGCAGCTGCTGCTCGCCACCGCGACCGGCACCCTCGCCGACCAGCCCGCGATCGAGTGGGCCGACGGGTCGGCGGTGACGGTCGTCGTCGCCGCGGATGGCTACCCGGCCACCCCGCGGCTCGGTGACGTCATCAGCGGCGCCGACGGGGAGGGCGTGCTGCACGCCGGTACCCGTCGCCGCGACGACGGCGCGGTCGTCTCCTCCGGCGGGCGCGTCCTGTCGGTCGTGGGCACCGGCTCCGACCTCGCCGCCGCCCGGGCCGAGGCCTACGCCCGGCTGGAGCCGGTCCGCCTCGCGGGTTCGCACCACCGCACCGACATCGGGCTGAAGGCCGAGCGCGGAGAGGTCAGCGTGCCCGTCACGCAGGCCTGA
- a CDS encoding phage holin family protein: MASNSQSGNAEVPPVLPSIPLTNEPGPRDASLGALAKDVTTHLSTLVRSEVELAKAEVTAEVKKGVQGSVFFVIAAVVGLFSLFYLFFTLAEFLSLWLNRAAGFGITFLFMLLVAGLFGFLGYLRVRKIRKPERTIDSLKDSAQVLAQRGHRGDRDNVREIADGTSGRHAAAG, from the coding sequence GTGGCCAGCAACAGCCAGTCGGGCAACGCGGAGGTTCCGCCGGTCCTGCCCTCGATCCCGCTCACGAACGAGCCGGGGCCGCGCGACGCGTCCCTCGGTGCCCTCGCGAAGGACGTCACCACCCACCTCTCCACCCTGGTCCGGTCGGAGGTGGAGCTCGCCAAGGCCGAGGTCACGGCCGAGGTGAAGAAGGGCGTGCAGGGCAGCGTCTTCTTCGTGATCGCGGCGGTGGTCGGGCTGTTCAGCCTGTTCTACCTGTTCTTCACCCTGGCCGAGTTCCTGTCGCTGTGGCTCAACCGCGCCGCGGGCTTCGGGATCACGTTCCTGTTCATGCTGCTCGTCGCCGGCCTGTTCGGCTTCCTCGGCTACCTGCGGGTCCGCAAGATCCGCAAGCCCGAGCGCACCATCGACTCGCTCAAGGACTCCGCCCAGGTGCTCGCCCAGCGCGGTCACCGCGGTGACCGCGACAACGTCCGCGAGATCGCCGACGGCACCTCCGGGCGGCACGCCGCCGCGGGCTGA
- a CDS encoding alpha/beta fold hydrolase: MSATTGTPPDPSVVRVPGPWTHRAVSANGIRIHLAEYGPPTGPLVVLLHGFPEFWWTWRHQLLALGGAGYRVVAPDLRGYGDTDKTPRGYDLWTLAGDCAGLIRALGEPRAHVVGHDWGAAIGWTVATLHPRLVVSLTGLGAPHPVVMRDAVLRDPLGQGRASRYMAGFQLPRLPERSLRADGGARVGRIMRAWAGPEWAATTDFADAVARNAEAMRISTVAHCSLEYYRWSMRSQVRPDGRRFARELSRPVGVPVLQVHGADDPCVLDTTMRGDERFAGAGLTHHTLPATGHFPQQEHPTHVTALIGAHLQRCNG; this comes from the coding sequence GTGTCCGCGACGACCGGTACCCCGCCCGACCCCTCGGTCGTCCGGGTGCCCGGTCCGTGGACGCACCGCGCGGTGTCGGCCAACGGCATCCGCATCCACCTCGCCGAGTACGGCCCGCCGACCGGCCCGCTGGTCGTGCTGCTGCACGGCTTCCCGGAGTTCTGGTGGACCTGGCGCCACCAGCTCCTCGCCCTCGGCGGCGCCGGCTACCGGGTCGTCGCGCCCGACCTGCGCGGCTACGGCGACACCGACAAGACCCCCCGCGGCTACGACCTGTGGACCCTCGCCGGTGACTGCGCCGGGCTGATCCGGGCGCTCGGGGAGCCGCGTGCCCACGTCGTCGGGCACGACTGGGGTGCCGCCATCGGCTGGACGGTCGCCACGCTGCACCCGCGGCTGGTCGTCTCGCTCACCGGGCTCGGGGCGCCGCACCCGGTCGTCATGCGTGACGCGGTGCTGCGCGACCCGCTCGGGCAGGGCCGCGCGAGCCGCTACATGGCCGGGTTCCAGCTGCCGCGGCTGCCGGAGCGTTCGCTGCGTGCCGACGGCGGCGCCCGGGTCGGGCGGATCATGCGGGCGTGGGCGGGGCCGGAGTGGGCCGCCACCACCGACTTCGCCGACGCCGTCGCCCGCAACGCCGAGGCGATGCGGATCTCCACCGTCGCCCACTGCAGCCTCGAGTACTACCGCTGGTCGATGCGTTCCCAGGTGCGCCCCGACGGCCGCCGGTTCGCCCGCGAGCTCTCCCGGCCGGTCGGGGTGCCGGTCCTGCAGGTGCACGGCGCCGACGACCCGTGCGTGCTCGACACCACCATGCGCGGCGACGAGCGGTTCGCCGGCGCCGGGCTGACCCACCACACGCTCCCGGCCACCGGGCACTTCCCGCAGCAGGAGCACCCCACCCACGTCACCGCGCTGATCGGGGCCCACCTGCAACGCTGCAACGGCTGA
- a CDS encoding HAD family hydrolase — protein MPESSTAPVAPDRTAGPRAVFLDLDNTIIAGSSALAFARPFARAGLIDRSTVLRGAWAQLLLVLAGADASTMDTLRRRMVLICQGWEVARVRAIVAETLQEIVGPLVYPEAVRLIEHHRAQGAEIVLLSASGLEVVEPIAELVGITRFRATRMHIEDGRYVGEIAFYCYGEGKAVAAREIAEELGLDLARCAAYTDSITDLPLLEAVGQPSVVNPDRELRVIARERGWPVLAFVRAASRRDRLFRLRDRLSDRFAAGARGGVHAGRATDGAGEDTGGVGAGGPRRDPALLGAAAVGGVLAALVAGAAVTRSARGGR, from the coding sequence GTGCCCGAGTCCTCCACAGCCCCCGTCGCACCGGACCGGACCGCCGGCCCCCGGGCGGTATTCCTCGACCTCGACAACACGATCATCGCCGGGTCGAGTGCGCTGGCGTTCGCGCGTCCGTTCGCCCGCGCCGGTCTGATCGACCGCTCGACCGTCCTGCGCGGGGCGTGGGCTCAGCTGCTGCTCGTGCTCGCCGGGGCGGACGCGTCCACGATGGACACCCTGCGCCGGCGGATGGTGCTGATCTGTCAGGGCTGGGAGGTGGCGCGGGTCCGTGCGATCGTCGCCGAGACGCTGCAGGAGATCGTGGGCCCGCTCGTCTACCCCGAGGCGGTCCGGCTGATCGAGCACCACCGTGCGCAGGGGGCGGAGATCGTGCTGCTGTCGGCGTCGGGGCTGGAGGTCGTCGAGCCGATCGCCGAGCTGGTCGGGATCACGCGCTTCCGGGCGACCCGCATGCACATCGAGGACGGCCGCTACGTCGGGGAGATCGCGTTCTACTGCTACGGGGAGGGCAAGGCCGTCGCGGCCCGGGAGATCGCCGAGGAGCTGGGACTCGACCTCGCGCGGTGCGCCGCCTACACCGACTCGATCACCGACCTGCCGCTGCTGGAGGCGGTCGGGCAGCCGTCCGTCGTGAACCCGGACCGGGAGCTACGGGTGATCGCCCGTGAGCGGGGGTGGCCGGTGCTCGCGTTCGTGCGCGCCGCCTCCCGCCGGGACCGGCTGTTCCGGCTGCGCGACCGGCTGTCCGACCGGTTCGCGGCCGGGGCCCGGGGTGGCGTCCACGCCGGGCGGGCGACCGATGGGGCCGGCGAGGACACCGGTGGGGTCGGCGCGGGCGGGCCCCGGCGGGACCCGGCGCTGCTCGGTGCGGCGGCGGTCGGCGGGGTGCTCGCGGCGTTGGTGGCGGGTGCGGCCGTCACCCGGTCCGCCCGCGGTGGCCGCTGA
- the ssd gene encoding septum site-determining protein Ssd: MDRRCLIVADDPELLDALLRLAAAADMDAQRAVDAADARRAWARAPVVLLDRAGARRCGEAGFPRRDGVVITVPGEPAAEDWRIAVALGADRVVQLPQGEAGLAGILADARERAAGDGRAGRVLAVVGGSGGAGASVLATAVALTSARAGESALLVDCDPLGGGLDLMVGLEQEAGLRWPELSVGDGRVRAASLHAALPRAGSGRTALSVLSCARSPHGPEPAAVTAVLDAGRRAGGTVVCDLPRYPTDAALTALGTADLTVLVVPAGLRPCAAAARVADVLAEHARAVELIVRGPSPGGITPDEVVASLGLPLLTTMRPERDLAGALERGRTPGSGRGPLATAARAVHERLCGTAGSRRAAS, encoded by the coding sequence ATGGACCGGCGCTGCCTGATCGTGGCCGACGATCCCGAGCTGCTCGACGCGCTGCTGCGACTCGCCGCGGCAGCCGACATGGACGCCCAGCGCGCGGTCGACGCGGCCGACGCCCGCCGTGCGTGGGCCCGCGCACCGGTCGTGTTGCTCGACCGGGCCGGGGCCCGGCGCTGCGGCGAGGCCGGTTTCCCACGCCGCGACGGCGTCGTGATCACCGTCCCCGGCGAGCCCGCCGCAGAGGACTGGCGGATCGCGGTCGCCCTCGGCGCGGACCGGGTCGTGCAGCTCCCCCAGGGCGAGGCCGGGCTGGCCGGGATCCTCGCCGACGCCCGGGAGCGCGCAGCGGGCGACGGGCGGGCCGGCCGGGTGCTGGCCGTGGTCGGCGGCAGCGGTGGAGCGGGCGCCTCGGTGCTCGCCACCGCCGTCGCGCTGACCTCCGCACGGGCCGGGGAGTCCGCGCTGCTGGTCGACTGCGACCCGCTCGGCGGCGGCCTCGACCTGATGGTCGGGCTGGAGCAGGAGGCCGGGCTGCGCTGGCCGGAGCTGTCGGTCGGCGACGGCCGGGTGCGCGCCGCGTCGCTGCACGCCGCGCTGCCGCGGGCCGGGTCCGGGCGCACCGCGCTGTCGGTCCTGTCCTGCGCGCGCTCCCCGCACGGCCCTGAGCCGGCCGCGGTCACCGCGGTCCTCGACGCCGGGCGTCGCGCGGGCGGCACCGTCGTGTGCGACCTGCCCCGCTACCCCACCGACGCCGCGCTCACCGCTCTCGGCACCGCCGACCTGACCGTCCTGGTGGTCCCCGCCGGGCTGCGGCCCTGCGCCGCGGCCGCCCGGGTCGCCGACGTGCTCGCCGAGCACGCCCGGGCCGTGGAGCTGATCGTGCGCGGGCCGTCCCCCGGCGGTATCACCCCCGACGAGGTCGTCGCCTCCCTCGGGCTGCCACTGCTCACGACCATGCGCCCGGAGCGTGACCTCGCCGGTGCCCTCGAACGGGGGCGGACCCCCGGCTCCGGGCGGGGTCCGCTCGCCACCGCGGCCCGGGCCGTGCACGAGCGCCTCTGCGGCACGGCAGGCTCCCGGCGGGCGGCGTCGTGA
- a CDS encoding aminotransferase class I/II-fold pyridoxal phosphate-dependent enzyme → MDVWAAAAERARTHGDLINLSAGQPSTPAPEPVRAAAVAAVQSEVLGYTVAPGIAELREAVAGHYRRTRELEVDPGDVVLTTGSSGGFLLAFLAAFDAGDRVAMARPGYPCYRNILAALGCEVVELPCGPATRFQPTVEMLEALDEPVKGLIVASPANPTGTVLDPAELAALASYCEERGIQLVSDEIYHGITFPGSPATSSAWETSREAVLVNSFSKYFSMTGWRLGWLVCPPRLRRTVEGLAGNFTVCPPALPQHAALAAFDEASYAEADSHVVRYGRNRDLLLDGLRGLGITRLAPADGAFYVYADIAHLLREGEDSMALTYRLLADTGIAVAPGQDFDPVDGGAYIRFSGAGTPEGITEALERLRAWV, encoded by the coding sequence ATGGACGTCTGGGCGGCCGCCGCCGAACGGGCCCGCACCCACGGCGACCTGATCAACCTCTCGGCCGGTCAGCCGTCGACCCCGGCGCCGGAACCCGTGCGCGCGGCCGCCGTCGCCGCGGTGCAGTCGGAGGTGCTCGGTTACACCGTCGCCCCCGGCATCGCGGAGCTGCGCGAGGCCGTCGCCGGGCACTACCGGCGCACCCGGGAGCTGGAGGTCGACCCGGGCGACGTCGTGCTCACCACCGGGTCCTCCGGCGGGTTCCTGCTGGCTTTCCTCGCCGCGTTCGACGCGGGTGACCGCGTCGCCATGGCCCGCCCCGGCTACCCCTGCTACCGCAACATCCTCGCCGCGCTGGGCTGCGAGGTCGTCGAGCTGCCGTGCGGGCCGGCGACCCGGTTCCAGCCCACCGTGGAGATGCTGGAGGCGCTCGACGAGCCGGTGAAGGGCCTGATCGTGGCCAGCCCGGCGAACCCCACCGGAACCGTCCTCGACCCCGCCGAGCTGGCGGCGCTCGCGTCGTACTGCGAGGAGCGCGGCATCCAGCTCGTCAGCGACGAGATCTACCACGGCATCACGTTCCCGGGCAGCCCCGCGACGAGCAGCGCCTGGGAGACCTCGCGGGAGGCCGTGCTGGTCAACTCGTTCTCGAAGTACTTCTCGATGACCGGCTGGCGCCTCGGCTGGCTGGTGTGTCCGCCGCGGCTGCGCCGCACCGTGGAGGGGCTGGCCGGCAACTTCACCGTCTGCCCGCCCGCGCTGCCCCAGCACGCGGCGCTCGCCGCGTTCGACGAGGCGAGCTACGCCGAGGCCGACTCCCACGTCGTGCGCTACGGCCGTAACCGGGACCTGCTGCTCGACGGCCTGCGCGGGCTCGGGATCACCCGGCTCGCCCCCGCCGACGGCGCGTTCTACGTCTACGCCGACATCGCGCACCTGCTGCGCGAGGGCGAGGACTCGATGGCCCTGACCTACCGGCTGCTCGCCGACACCGGCATCGCCGTCGCACCGGGGCAGGACTTCGACCCGGTCGACGGCGGCGCCTACATCCGCTTCTCCGGCGCCGGGACGCCCGAGGGCATCACCGAGGCGCTGGAGCGGCTGCGGGCCTGGGTCTGA